In one Pseudoclavibacter sp. Marseille-Q3772 genomic region, the following are encoded:
- a CDS encoding TerC/Alx family metal homeostasis membrane protein, producing MGHVELWIWAVSVAVIVGFFFFDFYSHVKHAHVPSMKEAAFWSVFYIGMAFVFMLLVAWQWDWAHAGDFITGYATEKALSVDNLFVFLLIMTSFKVPKIAQQKVLLLGIAIALVLRTGFIIAGAWILEQLSWVFYIFGAWLLIMAIRQFIESFQDDDPEMPGWVSHLQKFIPSSENYNGDKWTIVEHGKKMFTPLVLVIVALGFTDLLFALDSIPAIFGITQEPYLVFMANALALLGLRQLYFLLDGLMSRLVFLDLGLAFVLGFIGVKLVFHALHVNELPFINDGQPVLWVPEIPTWFSLTFIFGTLAVAAIASMIYSSGTNNDQTEREPQEV from the coding sequence ATGGGTCATGTTGAGCTGTGGATCTGGGCCGTCAGCGTAGCTGTCATCGTCGGCTTCTTTTTCTTTGACTTCTACTCCCACGTCAAACACGCCCATGTGCCGTCCATGAAAGAGGCCGCATTCTGGTCGGTCTTCTACATCGGCATGGCATTCGTGTTTATGTTGCTCGTGGCGTGGCAGTGGGATTGGGCTCACGCGGGTGACTTCATCACCGGTTACGCCACCGAGAAAGCGCTCTCGGTCGATAACCTCTTTGTCTTCTTGCTGATCATGACGAGCTTCAAGGTGCCGAAGATCGCACAGCAGAAAGTGCTGCTCTTAGGTATCGCGATCGCTCTAGTACTGCGCACCGGCTTCATCATTGCCGGTGCGTGGATCCTGGAACAGCTCTCGTGGGTGTTCTATATCTTTGGTGCCTGGCTATTAATCATGGCGATCCGCCAGTTCATCGAGTCCTTCCAGGACGACGATCCAGAAATGCCCGGTTGGGTTTCGCACCTGCAGAAGTTCATCCCATCCTCTGAAAACTACAACGGCGACAAGTGGACCATCGTCGAGCACGGCAAAAAAATGTTCACCCCGCTCGTACTGGTGATCGTGGCGCTCGGGTTCACCGACCTGTTGTTCGCGCTCGATTCGATCCCCGCGATCTTCGGTATCACCCAGGAGCCGTACCTGGTGTTCATGGCGAATGCCTTGGCACTGCTCGGACTACGTCAGCTGTACTTCCTGCTGGACGGTCTGATGTCGCGGCTGGTTTTCCTCGATCTTGGGCTGGCGTTCGTGCTCGGCTTCATCGGAGTCAAGCTGGTCTTCCACGCACTGCACGTCAACGAGCTACCGTTCATCAACGATGGCCAGCCTGTGCTTTGGGTTCCGGAGATCCCCACCTGGTTCTCGCTGACCTTCATCTTCGGAACGCTGGCGGTCGCAGCCATTGCGTCGATGATTTATTCTTCCGGCACAAACAACGACCAAACCGAGCGTGAACCACAGGAAGTCTGA
- a CDS encoding metal-dependent transcriptional regulator, producing MSVSALSASTQNYLKAIWGLTEWSSAQVTPTLIAERTGLKLSSVSDAVRKLASQGLVDHAPYGAVELTETGRSYALVMVRRHRLIEAFLVSVLGYSWDQVHDEAEHLEHAVSDFMIDRIDEFLEFPTRDPHGDPIPSADGTVHIPDATQLTTVGAGHRVLVERISDSDPALLQFFQEHGFVVGATLDVGEGAAFSDSLDVRVAEAASSVALGRSATDALYVSIADG from the coding sequence ATGTCCGTCTCAGCGCTTTCCGCCAGCACACAGAACTATCTGAAGGCCATATGGGGCCTCACGGAGTGGTCGTCCGCGCAGGTGACGCCGACGCTGATCGCGGAGCGGACGGGATTAAAGCTCTCCTCCGTCTCTGATGCCGTCCGCAAGCTCGCGTCGCAGGGGCTCGTAGACCACGCGCCTTACGGGGCGGTGGAGTTGACGGAGACCGGACGTTCGTATGCGTTGGTGATGGTCAGGCGGCATCGCCTCATCGAGGCGTTCCTTGTGAGTGTCCTGGGCTACTCCTGGGATCAAGTGCACGATGAGGCAGAGCACCTTGAGCATGCGGTGTCAGATTTCATGATCGACCGGATCGATGAGTTTCTGGAGTTCCCCACCCGCGACCCGCATGGCGACCCCATCCCGTCAGCAGACGGCACCGTACATATCCCAGATGCAACGCAACTGACTACGGTAGGAGCGGGGCACCGTGTTCTGGTCGAACGCATCTCGGACTCGGACCCCGCGCTCCTACAGTTCTTTCAGGAGCACGGATTTGTGGTCGGAGCGACACTCGATGTCGGCGAAGGGGCGGCCTTTTCGGATTCGCTTGATGTGCGGGTGGCGGAGGCAGCGTCCTCAGTGGCGTTGGGACGTTCGGCTACGGATGCGCTCTACGTGTCCATCGCAGACGGTTGA
- a CDS encoding metal-dependent transcriptional regulator has translation MRGKSDRSGTRARYLRAIWSLTESDHVPVTITGLARALQHVPGSVSEQVKRLVGDGLIEHERYKSVSLTPEGRLEAIQVVRANRILRCFLHDILNLPWSELATNAEALEGSSSPRFLQRIEASLDEPTHDPYGQPIPTPGGDIEPLTDSPLGQLVHSHRTPVVITRVADAPVEILTFLDERNLPPGTRMQIRASATGSHVADVRTAQWHGTLLPAGIGALRGSLPEEAEQLLAQPSAMDT, from the coding sequence ATGCGTGGCAAAAGCGACCGGTCAGGGACCAGAGCGCGGTATCTTCGTGCGATCTGGTCCCTGACCGAATCCGATCATGTGCCGGTCACGATCACCGGCCTCGCCCGCGCACTGCAACATGTTCCGGGAAGCGTTTCCGAACAGGTCAAACGTCTCGTCGGCGATGGCCTGATCGAACACGAACGGTACAAGAGTGTTTCGCTTACGCCGGAGGGGCGGTTAGAAGCGATACAGGTCGTGCGGGCCAATCGAATACTTCGCTGCTTCCTTCACGACATCCTCAACCTCCCTTGGAGCGAACTCGCCACAAACGCAGAAGCTCTGGAAGGCAGCAGTTCACCTAGGTTTCTCCAGCGGATCGAAGCCTCCCTCGACGAGCCCACCCACGACCCCTACGGGCAACCCATCCCTACACCAGGCGGCGACATCGAACCCCTCACCGACTCACCGCTGGGACAGCTGGTTCACTCGCACCGGACTCCGGTCGTGATCACGCGAGTCGCCGACGCGCCTGTGGAAATACTGACCTTCCTCGACGAGCGGAACCTCCCCCCGGGCACTCGGATGCAGATCCGCGCAAGTGCAACGGGTTCGCACGTCGCTGACGTCCGCACGGCACAATGGCACGGAACGCTACTCCCGGCCGGAATAGGGGCGCTTCGCGGGTCACTCCCCGAAGAAGCGGAGCAACTGCTGGCTCAACCGTCTGCGATGGACACGTAG
- a CDS encoding metal ABC transporter permease produces MNLIEFFLEPLSYDFMVRALATTLIASIVCAVLSCWLVLIGWSLMGDAVSHAVLPGVVLAYIAGAPFALGAVIFGFLAVALIGAVRDTSRVKEDAAIGIVFTTLFALGLVLISVTPSQTDLNHIIFGNLLGVSWSDLIQIIILGAITFIILISKRRDFTLYAFDPTHAHAIGLNPKLLGAALLGLLALTAVVALQAVGVVLVVAMLIIPGATAYLLTDRFGRMLIIAPAISAACAVIGLYLSYYLDTASGGMVVLAQGAVFALVYLFSPRHGLIGTRVLSLRRRRALAAAQ; encoded by the coding sequence ATGAACCTGATCGAATTCTTCCTCGAACCCCTCAGCTACGACTTCATGGTCAGAGCCCTCGCCACCACCCTGATCGCCTCGATCGTGTGCGCGGTGCTCTCCTGCTGGCTCGTCCTGATCGGTTGGTCGCTCATGGGTGACGCTGTCTCCCACGCCGTCCTCCCTGGTGTCGTCCTGGCCTACATCGCCGGTGCGCCCTTTGCGCTCGGCGCCGTGATCTTCGGCTTCCTCGCCGTCGCCCTGATCGGAGCGGTGAGAGACACCAGCAGAGTGAAGGAGGACGCCGCAATTGGGATCGTGTTCACCACCCTCTTCGCCCTCGGGCTCGTGCTGATCTCCGTCACGCCGTCGCAGACCGACCTGAATCACATCATCTTCGGTAACCTGCTCGGCGTTTCCTGGTCGGACCTCATCCAGATCATCATCCTCGGTGCGATCACCTTCATCATTCTCATCAGCAAACGCCGCGACTTCACCCTCTACGCCTTCGACCCCACACACGCCCACGCCATCGGGCTCAACCCGAAGCTCCTCGGTGCCGCCCTCCTCGGCCTCCTCGCACTGACCGCGGTCGTTGCTTTGCAAGCCGTCGGCGTGGTCCTCGTCGTCGCGATGCTCATCATCCCAGGAGCCACCGCCTACCTCCTCACCGACCGGTTTGGACGCATGCTCATCATCGCCCCCGCCATCTCCGCCGCTTGCGCCGTGATTGGCCTCTACCTGAGCTACTACCTCGACACCGCCTCCGGAGGCATGGTCGTCCTCGCCCAGGGGGCCGTGTTCGCACTGGTCTACCTCTTCAGCCCCCGGCACGGCCTCATCGGAACCCGAGTCCTGAGCTTACGTCGTCGCCGAGCGCTCGCCGCTGCTCAGTGA
- a CDS encoding metal ABC transporter ATP-binding protein codes for MTAAISVHDVTVHYGEVLALDHASLDIQAGRVCGLIGMNGSGKSTLFKTIMGLLRPDSGTVRVEGENPAKARKSGVVGYVPQSEDVDWAFPVTVRDVVMTGRYGHMGFTRHARKADHDAVDHALERVELTEYANRQIGQLSGGQKKRAFVARGIAQGATILLLDEPFAGVDKRSEATITRLLREFAGDGATILVSTHDLHALPDLADEAILLMRRVLMHGEPGLVLQPDNLALAFGLDVMNRGDN; via the coding sequence ATGACCGCAGCGATCTCAGTGCACGACGTCACAGTGCACTACGGTGAGGTCCTCGCCCTCGATCACGCCAGCCTCGACATCCAAGCCGGGCGCGTATGTGGACTCATCGGGATGAACGGATCTGGAAAATCCACTCTGTTCAAGACCATCATGGGGCTCCTGCGTCCCGACTCCGGAACTGTGCGCGTTGAGGGTGAGAATCCCGCGAAAGCACGCAAATCGGGCGTCGTGGGCTACGTGCCGCAGAGTGAGGACGTGGACTGGGCCTTCCCGGTAACGGTGCGCGACGTCGTCATGACCGGACGCTACGGCCACATGGGCTTCACCCGCCACGCGAGGAAAGCCGACCATGACGCCGTTGATCACGCGTTGGAACGGGTGGAACTCACTGAATATGCAAATAGACAGATCGGGCAACTCTCAGGCGGCCAAAAGAAGCGCGCCTTCGTGGCACGCGGCATCGCGCAAGGCGCGACGATCCTGCTGCTGGACGAGCCATTCGCTGGCGTCGACAAGCGCTCCGAAGCGACCATCACCCGTCTGCTGCGCGAATTCGCCGGCGACGGAGCAACGATCCTCGTCTCAACCCACGACCTCCACGCATTACCCGACCTGGCCGACGAGGCCATTCTACTCATGCGGCGCGTGCTCATGCACGGCGAACCCGGCCTGGTGCTCCAGCCCGACAACCTTGCCCTGGCCTTCGGCCTGGACGTCATGAACCGAGGCGACAACTGA
- a CDS encoding metal ABC transporter substrate-binding protein yields the protein MNRSTPRSPGSIRRSLALLAASALTISLAACSSAGSGTDAAADERPVVLTTFTVLADIAENVAGDHLRVESITKVGAEIHGYEPTPGDIRKASEADLILDNGMNLEAWFGQFVEGLDVPHVVVSEGVETIDISEDAYAGLPNPHAWMSPVNVQIYVDNMIEAFSELDPENASAFEANGEAYKAELQSVQDELVEELSVLPANQRALVTCEGAFSYLARDAGLTEKYIWAVNAEQQATPQQITSAIEFVRANDVPAVFCESTVSDAPMQQVVEATDAVFGGTLYVDSLSEADGPVPTYLDLIRHDATVIIDALTGQQS from the coding sequence ATGAACCGCAGCACACCCCGATCCCCAGGATCCATCCGACGCTCGCTCGCTTTGTTGGCAGCATCGGCACTCACGATCAGCCTCGCCGCCTGCAGCAGTGCCGGCAGCGGTACCGACGCCGCAGCCGACGAACGCCCGGTGGTACTGACCACCTTCACCGTCCTCGCGGACATTGCTGAGAACGTGGCCGGCGACCACTTGCGCGTGGAGTCGATCACGAAGGTTGGCGCGGAGATCCACGGTTACGAGCCCACGCCGGGGGACATTCGAAAGGCCTCCGAAGCCGACCTCATTCTTGACAACGGGATGAACCTCGAAGCATGGTTCGGGCAGTTCGTTGAGGGACTGGACGTGCCTCACGTCGTCGTCAGCGAAGGAGTCGAGACGATAGATATCAGTGAGGACGCCTATGCCGGGTTGCCGAACCCGCACGCGTGGATGAGCCCAGTGAACGTGCAGATCTACGTCGACAACATGATCGAGGCGTTCAGCGAGCTCGACCCAGAGAACGCGAGCGCATTTGAGGCCAACGGAGAGGCGTACAAGGCTGAGCTTCAGAGCGTGCAAGACGAACTTGTCGAGGAACTATCAGTTTTGCCTGCCAATCAGCGGGCTTTGGTGACCTGCGAGGGCGCGTTCTCGTACCTCGCTCGTGATGCCGGGCTGACCGAGAAGTACATCTGGGCCGTGAACGCTGAGCAACAGGCCACGCCGCAGCAGATCACTTCGGCGATCGAGTTCGTGCGCGCCAACGACGTACCCGCTGTGTTCTGCGAGTCCACCGTTTCAGATGCACCCATGCAGCAGGTCGTCGAGGCCACCGATGCAGTCTTCGGCGGCACACTCTACGTGGACTCTCTCTCTGAAGCCGACGGCCCGGTGCCGACCTACCTCGACCTCATTCGCCATGACGCGACCGTCATCATCGACGCCCTGACCGGACAGCAGTCATGA
- a CDS encoding phosphoenolpyruvate carboxykinase (GTP), with protein MADESRIPIPAEIDNESIRAFVEEWAEVTDPERIELVSAADDARLIGEALAAGELLPAGVGRYYARSNPKDTARSEERTVVATSNPADRGRYNNWQPVSEVKPLIVERMRGASRGKTMYVVPYLMAPPGTPLAAYAAGVELTDDRTVVLQMIRMTRVGLEHFDGLTDPNFFVRGVQVTGDPDTLMHGTPEDARLFATIADERTILHYGSAYGGNALLGKIAHGLRQASYDGYLSGKFLAEQFLLLGIRDLETGATSHVCGGFPSASGKTNLAMTLPPDTLGDRYRVDFYGDDIAWLWIDDEGRLRAINPENGAFGVAKDTNERTNPTAMAAIAEGSGTIFTNTAYNRLTGDVWWEGLTPQPPAELEGWLDWTGAPIADRRSDQQDAPWAHPNSRFTIPLERIPNLAADAADPAGVVIDAIIFGGRTRDREPLIRAIDDLAVGVYDGLTLGAEATFAAEGVDGQLRYDPMSMRPFFSYSEGRYAKHWLSLLSQARELPVFAHVNWFQRDPEDGHYLWPGYRENLRALNWLFRYRAGDAHGQPTPVGVLPTAEELDLTGLDVPAEDLDRLLRIDTKRWAEEMQHRHGHLSNLRDLPQAIWDAHHRVAETLQPLASDPASDIAQ; from the coding sequence ATGGCTGATGAGAGCCGAATCCCGATACCTGCCGAGATTGACAATGAGAGCATCCGTGCATTCGTGGAGGAGTGGGCCGAGGTCACCGATCCCGAGCGGATCGAGCTCGTCTCGGCTGCCGATGACGCGCGGCTCATCGGCGAAGCCCTCGCCGCAGGTGAACTGCTGCCCGCTGGTGTGGGCCGGTACTATGCCAGATCCAACCCGAAGGACACCGCCCGCTCTGAAGAGCGCACTGTCGTCGCAACCTCGAATCCTGCCGATCGCGGCCGCTACAACAACTGGCAGCCAGTGAGCGAGGTGAAGCCGCTCATTGTCGAGCGGATGCGCGGGGCCTCTCGTGGGAAGACGATGTACGTCGTTCCCTATCTGATGGCGCCGCCCGGCACGCCGCTCGCGGCCTACGCGGCCGGGGTGGAGCTGACTGATGATCGCACCGTGGTGCTGCAGATGATCCGCATGACCCGCGTCGGCCTCGAACACTTCGACGGGCTCACCGACCCGAACTTCTTCGTCCGCGGCGTGCAGGTCACCGGCGATCCCGACACGCTCATGCACGGCACCCCGGAGGATGCGCGCCTGTTCGCGACCATCGCCGACGAGCGCACGATCCTCCATTACGGCTCCGCATACGGCGGCAACGCACTTCTCGGGAAAATCGCTCACGGCCTCCGCCAGGCCTCCTACGACGGCTACCTCTCGGGCAAGTTCCTCGCCGAACAGTTCCTCCTGTTAGGCATCCGCGACCTCGAAACCGGTGCCACCTCTCACGTCTGCGGCGGGTTTCCGAGCGCGTCGGGTAAGACCAACCTCGCGATGACATTGCCGCCGGACACGCTCGGAGATCGGTACCGGGTTGACTTCTACGGCGACGATATTGCCTGGTTGTGGATCGACGACGAGGGCCGCTTGCGGGCGATCAACCCCGAGAACGGCGCGTTCGGGGTGGCGAAAGACACGAACGAGCGTACGAACCCGACGGCGATGGCTGCGATCGCGGAGGGCTCCGGCACGATCTTCACCAATACCGCCTACAACCGTCTCACTGGCGACGTGTGGTGGGAGGGTCTCACCCCCCAGCCTCCTGCGGAACTGGAGGGCTGGCTCGACTGGACAGGAGCCCCTATCGCCGACCGCAGATCTGACCAGCAGGATGCTCCGTGGGCGCACCCGAACAGCCGTTTCACGATTCCCCTCGAACGCATCCCGAACCTCGCCGCCGATGCCGCAGACCCTGCAGGTGTTGTGATCGATGCGATCATCTTCGGCGGTCGCACCCGCGACCGCGAACCCCTGATCCGCGCCATCGACGACCTCGCGGTCGGCGTCTACGACGGCCTCACCCTGGGCGCGGAGGCGACCTTCGCCGCGGAGGGCGTCGACGGGCAACTCAGATACGACCCTATGTCGATGCGACCCTTCTTCTCCTACTCAGAAGGCCGCTACGCGAAGCACTGGCTGAGCCTCCTCAGCCAGGCGCGGGAGCTGCCGGTATTCGCGCACGTCAACTGGTTCCAGCGCGACCCCGAAGACGGCCACTACCTCTGGCCTGGCTACCGCGAGAACCTCCGCGCGCTGAACTGGCTCTTCCGCTACCGCGCAGGGGACGCCCACGGGCAGCCCACGCCAGTAGGCGTCCTCCCCACAGCGGAAGAACTCGACCTCACCGGCCTCGATGTTCCCGCAGAGGATCTTGACCGGCTGCTGCGAATCGACACGAAGCGCTGGGCCGAGGAAATGCAGCACCGACATGGGCACCTCTCGAACCTGCGAGACCTCCCACAAGCCATCTGGGATGCACATCATCGTGTCGCTGAAACTCTCCAACCACTCGCCTCCGACCCAGCGTCGGATATTGCCCAATGA
- the nrdI gene encoding class Ib ribonucleoside-diphosphate reductase assembly flavoprotein NrdI: MPALSESRREAPSVHELAAARSPDLVFFSSVSENTRRFVDRLDRPAVRVPLRPRVEGLIRVTRPFVLVVPTYGGGERAGAVPKQVIQFLNDPANRALIRGVITAGNTNFGEHYCLAGPVISAKCQVPELYRFELLGTQRDIEHVKNGLTRFWEQASKNPTSIERKTA; encoded by the coding sequence ATGCCAGCCCTATCCGAGTCCCGGCGCGAAGCGCCCTCTGTGCACGAACTTGCCGCCGCCCGGTCGCCTGATCTGGTGTTCTTTTCGAGTGTTTCGGAGAACACTCGTCGCTTCGTCGACCGGCTCGACCGGCCCGCGGTTCGTGTTCCGCTGCGGCCACGGGTGGAGGGGTTGATCCGGGTTACACGGCCGTTTGTGCTCGTTGTCCCCACGTACGGCGGAGGGGAACGAGCTGGGGCGGTACCGAAGCAGGTAATCCAGTTTCTGAACGACCCCGCTAACCGGGCACTCATACGTGGCGTCATCACAGCGGGGAACACGAACTTCGGCGAGCACTACTGCCTCGCCGGTCCCGTCATCTCCGCGAAATGCCAGGTCCCGGAGCTGTACCGCTTCGAGCTGCTCGGCACGCAGCGCGACATCGAACACGTGAAGAACGGCCTGACCCGCTTCTGGGAGCAGGCCTCCAAAAACCCGACATCCATTGAGAGGAAGACCGCATGA